The following is a genomic window from Labrus bergylta chromosome 2, fLabBer1.1, whole genome shotgun sequence.
CTCAACATGATTTATCTTGTTTATCTCCTAATTTGTCTCCTCTTGCTTCCTGTGACAGGATGCCGGCATATGGTTTGTGTTCCACAGCTCTTCCACCGGAGACTCTCATGGGCTGGTACCAGAGACCAAGGCAGAGCTGACCCCTCTGGGGATTTTTTACAACAACCGTGTACACTCCAACTTTAAGGTATCATAAGCATTGCTTATCTtcaagctcctttttttttttggtggttgGTTCAGGCTCAAGCGAGCTTATTTTCTCTCCTCAATAAAAAGTACAGTATAAATCGCCGAGCCTCACAAAGATGTCTCTTCTATATCTATGTTTTATAGAGACAAGAGAAATGCAGTGATGATAACTTATATCATCTAATTCTCCGTTTACTCACATGGttcttgctaaaaaaaaaaaagagtgtggcCTCTGGAATAGTGCTCTGTGGTGTAATGACAGACGTCGGGGCAGGTGAACTGTAAGGTCTTTGTTCGGCCTGACCACAGCAGCCTCTCTTATAGAGGAAGCAGCCCTGAGGTTTCAGACTATACCTCGCTTATACCACAAGACCAACTCAGAGCACAGGTTTCCATAAACATAAGCCATACACAAATATACGGGCAtgacattttctctttattttatcatatgatacatttttgtaaatatacagAACTAATCCATATGTTTTGGAGTGTGTAAATATACATTACATGTTCATATACATTAGGAAAAATACTCACAGGAATTCTGTTTACCTTTTTCCTGCTTTCCGCAGTAACCCTGTGCAGCATCGAGTCCATAACTCGGTTAGCCCAGGGTATAAATGTAGTGCATTTATAATTGCCTCAGATCCCACACTGTAAAATATACCTGTAGTCTTGTTTAGGCAGACAGAAATAAACCATCTTGGAATTGGTATGCTTAGTTTAAGAGAAGATTCTGCATGTAATATCATCATACTCTCTCTTAGGCAGGGCTGTTCATTGATAAAGGAGTGAAGACCACCAACGCCAGTGCTGCTGACCCCCGGGAGTACCTATGTCTGGATAACAGTGCTAGGTGTGTATCTGCATGTAAGATAGCGGTTCACATTTTTTGCATTTCGTCCATCATTCACGCTGTGTAAAATCCAGTATATTCATTAGTCACAAGTTGTTAGTGTCTGTGAATTGATATTTATGTACAGCTGACTAGTCCCTATTATTGAGCACTATTTGAGGCTCTATGGCTGGCATTCAGTTACACTATGTAAACATGAAGTTATCTGTGCTTGACTATTATATTTGTGTGTCAGATTATTCATGACTAAATCTACGAGGATATGGCCATTGACTCGCATTGATAGCTGGCCTCATACTCTGTTGCTGCATTTTAGTGGAAGGTCTGTCAGGTTTGTGTTGACAGAGAAAACAAGGCTTCACAGATAGAgtttcctctctgcagctccCTACCCAAATACAGCCCTCAGCTAGATGGAAAAAAGCTTGCGTGTCCACTGCTGGAAAagctgtgtgggggtgtgtgggAGCGTATGTTTGGAGCAGAGGTATCAGTGGGaggattttacattttaaaatgtaaaatgttcattcatcttaaatggggggggggcatcagTGTTGTGTGATTGTCAGGAACTCTCACCAAGAGGATATAGGGAACAATTACCTTTGATTTGAGTAATTTTTTGGACTTTTAGTTTTTTATGCCACATTCTTTATTCTAACAATCTAATGGGCAGATGGGTCTAAAACTTTTATTGACACTTTAATACTCCATAGGGGGATAAGTCCTGTCTGCactctgtgacatcatgatGTCTCCGTAATGCGCAAAGTGGGAGGTATAAGCATTGGCGCCTGCAGCCTCTAGAGTTCGACTGTGGGGTTTTAGATTCTCAGTCGTTATATATTATGTCAGTGCAGATTTATGATAAGATTATGTTATGATGATCAGGCCCATAAATCACTCTTaatcctcagaaaaaaaaacaactagctAAGTGTGTGTAATGACATTTTAGGAGGGTTGAAAGATTTAAAGTAAATTAATATTGTCCAAGGAACATCAAAAACAGAATAGTGACGTCCGTATTTACTTGTTTgatctattattttttttatcagattccGACCACACCAGAATGCAAACCCAAGCCTTCCTCGGGTTGCAGCCGTCATCGACACTCTGATCTCCTTCAAGAACAACGACTTAGGAGCGTGGATACGGGGAGGAGACATCGTCATCGAGAACTCTGGGTGAGGCTTCTACAGGATTTGATGTGACTAATATATTGTCTTCAAGAGAACTGAGTACTCATGATCTTTCTGATGAAAATAAATGGATGGtgtccaaagaaaaaaaaagaaaaataggatGTCGTCATTTGTTCTGTTGGTATGATTAATGTAATCCTACCACAGCTTCCTCTTGTTGGCTTCATCCACTGGTTGTGACAGATGACACTTTTTACTCACTGGTACTATACAacttttttgtctcttctttctTCAAACAGCTTTGCAGACAATGGAGTGGGATTATCATTTGCCAGGTGTGTGCTCATTGAAATCAGTCTGCTCATAAAGTCTCATTGTATTCAGCCATGTATggctttcttctttctttgccAGATGAACTTGTCAAGATATCCTCATGATTGATAACTACAGTGCAAATATCTAACAAGCACTCTTTCCTGCTTAGCCCAATGCTTTCTTTCTGCTTTGGTCcctaaaattacattttaaacatgttaacataTTTATATGACGTTTTTTTGGTAGTCACTGTATAcaccttttccttttcttcttcttcagtgacGGCAGCTACCCAAAGGATGAAGGCTCCAGTCAGGAAGTGACACAGTCTCTATTTGTGGGTGAAAGCCAAAACAGAGGAACGAATGGAGGACAGAATAAATACTGGGGCCCAGGAGGTGCTGATGCCAAAATGAGAACACTGCCCAGAAACAGGTGAGCAGCATTTAATTAAGGAGGAAATATGTGACATATGGGAGTAACTGAAGGAAAACTACAATCAAATTTAGTTTTTAATAGGAATTGCACGGAATGGCGTTGGGAGTAGTTGGCCGAGGTGAAATATTCTTGGGAATACAAACAAGGAAGAGAGAGCCAGAAAGGCAATCAGGTAgttggacagatggatggatgaggcTCCTACAGCTGATTCATACTGCGGGTGAAAGGACGTTCTGTTATGATTGAGTTTCCTTCAGTGATATTTTTGGCATTTTATGAACTGTGACGCAATACttgcaatttttgactgaaagATTTCTCATTGAGATAAGATCACTAAAGAAGGAGGGAATGTTTTATGACACAGCTCCCAATGTCATCTCTTTGTTCCTCTCCTTTTGATTACCCATATTGTTTGGAGGAGAAAAGGCAGATATTTCCACTCCGCTTCCACTGATAAGTAAATTAAACAGATCTTAGACTGAAAGCTTTTGTGTGCCTTGCTGACTTTACCTTAAAAAAGACACTATTGTAGTGCAGTAAATAGATTTTCTAGTATATGCCATTTCTGACTAAGGGGACAATTGTAATGAGAGGAGAGTTTAAAGATGTATATCTCCTCACTCAGGTCTCCTCACTCAGTTTTATCAGTTTGTTATTCAAGAGGAGAGCAACATAAACATAGACTGGTTGAATAGTTGGCTTTTATTAGTTTTAAGAACCCGGGTTTATATCACCTTGTGACCACTGTCATTGCTGTGCCAAGATTTACAGATGTTTTACAGGCTTCCTGACCGCACAGTTACATCTGACTCAGTCAGCTCGTCTGTCGTCCTCTTGGACACTGCCAGAACTGCTGACACCCTTTTTTCCACTTGCTTTTTAGAAAATACTTTTACTTAAACGACTGGATATTTTGAacctttaaatgtaacaaaggTTCAGTTTACAAGATTAGTAAAAACACAAGTCTATAAACACCCAcaatatgaaagaaaacaaaatctgatGTTAAATCTAAGATTCTTATTCATATCTGACACACGTGTTCgacaaaatgtttttgcttgACCCCTGCTGAGGCTTGCATTTGTCACTTAGTCGCAATCTCGGAACCCTTCTGCAACTTTCGTCTACAATCGTCTGATTGACAAGATACTGTGGACTTCCGGGAACTGCGATTCTGGGGAAGCCAGTGGTTGGAATTGAAAAACGCAATGATTTACAAGAACATAATGTTGCTGATCAGTAAAAAGTAAACATACAAAATACTTGTATTGAAGGTCGGATCGATAACTTCTGATGCATTTCAGGTGGTCTGGAAATCTAAACACTGATTGGCTTATGTGACACAGCCTCAAACGGATTTGTGGCTCAAGTTGAAGTGTTTGATCTGTAATGGATTGTCAACTATCTGTTTATAGAAATTACCACTGGTGACAGCTGGTATGTCATTAGTGCAGATAACGCTCCACAGGGTTTTTGCTCTTTCCTTGTTTTTTCAGCACAGACTTAAGAACAAAGCCTGCTGATATTtaattggtcaatacagctcGGACTACAAATGTTCTACAAACAGAATCCAGAGCACGTCTCATGCTGACAATCAAGATTCTACATTTCTGTCTAATCTGTTATAGAGATGAACTTTCCCACAACAAGCATAAACATTGCCAATTTATTTTCCCATACATACAAGTATTTTTATTGGAGAGTGAACTGTTTCGGAAAGAGATACACAttatgtaaaaacaacatataccACTATCCTACAATGACTATTACGTCTGTAATACTAACATAAATATAGCAAAACTGACATAATGCCGTGACTCGGAATCATAGATTAATGCTAATGTCCTGCTTCCCAGTGATCTCATTGTCTAGCTGAGATCTTTGGTTTTGTTAATAATCTAATAATTCTAATGAAACTCTCCATCTCCATGAGTTTTGGATTGTCCATGTTTTCACAATGTGATTGTTCATTTGAACAATGGTCTCTATATATGTTGTACTTTATATTTATCCTTGTCTATTTATTGCCGTCACTTGTCTTGTTGACCCGTGGGCTATGCcttctctgtgtcctctgtaGGACGTTCCCTATCCGAGGTTTCCAGATCTACGATGGTCCTGTAAGCCTCACAGAGAGTACATTTCGCAGATACATCCCCACACCTGAGCGTTATACCAGCGCAGTGGGATTCAACCTGAAGAACACCTGGCAGCTCACCCCACGAAACAACCTGTCCCAACTCAACTTCCACTCCACAGTGAGTAACACTAAGGGTCACACAGGAAACAGTTACTCTTCCAATCGAAGAGTTACCCACACAAACTGACTTGTGATGTAACGCTGATATAGAGGCTCAATATGGAGCTAGCCACAGGAATCATTCATAAAGGGTCACTACTATTTGATTTAAACACTAAAATATCAAACTAATAGATTTCATCTGTGTCTCCGTTGTGACTTGTAAAGGTTTTATAAACATCTTACATTAAAAGATTGTTTTATTCATCTTTGGTTTACCATTTTATCTCTACCATGATTTAAGTGTTCTCTTGGGACAGTCAGATAGTTTTCTCTTTGGCACTTTGTACCGATTTGATCTTCTTCACACCTGATACCATCCTGTACAGTTGATAAGATAAGATCTCAGATAAGAGTAACAGAGTTTGCAGTTAAAACACCAGTAATAGAAGACCAAAAAATGAGTCACAGCCTGTTCAGAAACAATTGTTAATCACTGGTGCCCTCTTGTGGTGATATGGAACAGTGCATTACCTTGACAGGGCTGTATATATCTTCTGCTCATCTTATCTGAGCTCTGATATCATAATGCCCTTGCTATACTTATTTATGAACATTTCAAGTCCCATAAATACAATCCCTTAAAACTGTAGCTCCCTGAATTGTTCAAAGAGAAACTACTACTATGACTACTTATTTTTTACAAACTAGTGTGGTCGTTGCAGTCAGATTTCTTaccagaaaacaaataaaaaaggtttgCTTAAGAGGTACTTAAGTTAAGGAGGCATTTGTTTTCTCAAATTAAAATCTCTAATGAAAAACCTTTTCATACAGCAGGGATTTGTTCATCTGAAGTGCTTcataaatatactgtatgtgaaaAACGTGATCAATTACTAGTGTACATTTCATACTGCAATCCCCCAGAAAGACAGACATTGTCATTAGGGAtggcaaacaaacaacaacacgagatttaaatgattaattgctggggggaaaaaaagcttgtgctttcacaaacacatttactcCCACACAAATGTTGCCTAGAGGTGGTACTTAACAGAAGCTATAATGACCCAGATTGATACATTTAGCTGAAATGTGTattgtaataaaaaacaactctctttgaaaaaaaatatctgcaggTGGGTCTTCGAGCCTTCTTTGGTCGTCCTGGGCAGTGGTTTGAAGAGAACGATCTGGACGGAGATAAAAACTCGATCTTTCACGATGTGGACGGCTCAGTAACAGGCTACATAGACACTTACGTAGGCAGGGCTGACAATTACCTGATCCAACATCCTGGCTGTGTGAACATGTCCCAGTGGAGCGGAGTGATCTGCAGCGGCCGTTACTCTCAGGTACATCTCGTCAAGGCCTAAaccttttgttattttaatgtaatgtgTCCTCCTGATCATTCCACTTTGTTGCATCCTCCTGCAGGTGTACCTCCAGACCCAGGGAGCCCCCAGCCTCAGCTTATCCATCAACAGAGATGAATATCCATATGCTCCCTTGGTACTAAGGGGTATTAACAGCCAGGGGGCACCCTCTCAGCAATACCAGCCCATCCTGATGATGAGCAAGAGCTACACTCTGCACTGGAGTGGACCTGCTCCCAGAGAGATAGTCCTCTCTCTCATCAACTTTGACAAGTAAGTAACCAGAGGTGTGTGGAGGTGAGTTTGTGACCACTCCTGCTGCAACTTCACctataagaaaaatacatatttgaCTCAGTTATTATGAATTTTAGTGATCTCTTTAGAACTATATCAACCTAGAATAAAAAAGCTTCCCTGTGCATGATAacatttctctcttctctccctcagAGATGATTGGGTACTCGTGGGACTCTGTTACCCATCAGACACCACCTTTCAGATCATGGCCGACATTTACGATAGGCAGAGCAACAcctttgatgacatcacagactaCGGCACTGTATCCTCCCttgcagagctggagaagaGGCCGATGGAGAGGAAGTACTTCTTTGATCAGACTGCTGGGTAAGAGTACAAAATTCAATGTAGTCTAAAATTTCAGACTTAAAAGTCTCTCCTTCCTAGACGTCCTTGCCTCTGAAAATTAATTAAAGGTTCCTCTTGTTCTCCCATCACAACCAGCTTGGTGTGGCTCTACCTCCGAGCCCGGCATGGTCGTGAGGGTCACAGCTACTGTACATTTAAAGGCTGTGAAAGAGTGAAGGTCACGGCCACAACATCCtcgaaacaaacatgtaactgCACATCCAAGGCCTACCCCAAGTACTCCAAGACTCCCTCAGCAGTGGTGCCTATGCCGCCCCTAAACACAGAGCCCTGCAAAGGCTGTGGTGCTAAACAGGTTTGTGTTACCACATTTTGTATAATAGTCTGAGGTTCCTGTTTGGATACTTAAAGACACATGCCAGCACTGCTCACCATGTTTTGCTGTCACAGCTTGTGTTTTCTAGTGAGCCATGGACTTCCTACCTCCAAACACAAATCAAGTCTCTCAGCAGCAAAGAGGAGCAAAGGGGAGATACGAGCTCTTTTATCACTGTGAGCATTCCAGTCTCATATACTGTACAAAAACAAGTCCAAACATATATCTCCTTATCTTACTGAATGTGtatcattttacttttttttccccccctgaaCCTGCCAGGTGAATGAAGTGACCATGTCCTTCTCTCAGCCCGGGTTTTTCCTGGTCACAGTGGATGCCTGCTCTGGAAAAGTCACCAAGAAAACCTCATTTTCAAAGATGGACACTAAGATGGAACAGTACCTAAAAACTGGAATAGCAAAGAGGTGAGCCAGGGCAACATTAGAAATCCTGAACAGCATGTACATTTCTGACATGGAGACACAGTGGTATCAAACTTTGTTGTCTAAATATAGTATGAATACACAACAACCCTGTATAGAAGAATCATCCTGTTGTTTCTGCTTTAAGGTCCATAGTGCTGATGGCAACACGAGGTCAACTGGAAGGCCTTGTTGGTGTCGCGCCATATCTTGTCTCCTTTGGTTTGGCCAAAGCTGCTGATCTGCACAGTAAAGGTTAGTGAATAATACTCACtgaatatcttctttttttcaatttcttgTCTGTCTTGTCATCTCACACACTCTTATTGCAACCTCTCGTCACAGAGAGTCTGGCACTTTGGGGGTTCCAAGGTGGTTCTTCGGTCCCTCCATGGGTCTCGCTACAAGCCGGGCAGGGGGATGAGGTCCTTGGGCTGCAGGAGCGGTACATGCCCCTGGGTTTGGAGGCTTACGGCTGTACGCCACCTGCAGCTCAAAAGCGAAAAGATCTGGAGCTACTCCAAAAAGCCACAGGACTACAATGACCAATGTGAACTATACAACTGAACTACCCAAACACTCTtgcacacagatacacaaacacacaaccagcTGATGAATGTGAACTGCTGAACCTTTTAATTTATTAACAATGGCAAAGATGTTTACCAATTTCACGTGGAGAGAaggtatatttgtgtgtgtgtgtgtgtgtgtgtgtgtgtgtgtgtgtgtgtgtgtgtgtgtgtgtgtgtgtgtgtgtgtgtgtgtgtgtgtgtgtgtgtgtgtgtgtgtgtgtgtgtgtgtgtgtgtgtgtgtgtgtgtgtgtgtgtgtgtgtgtgtgtgtgtgtgtgtgtgtgtgtgtgtgtgtgtgtgtgtgtgtgtgtgtgtgtcttggggCTGTTGAGTCAATGCACTTTTCTTTTACAGACACGACTTGCCTTTTTCCGCCAAAGTGATCTAATGGAGCTTTACAAAAAAACTCAGTTGTTCATCTttgacaacagaaaaaaacaaacccaaagcATCCGTTAGCTTCTTCCTTCTAGtcttattatttattatgtagcaaatcaaaacagaatgaaatggATTGAGTGTGATTACAGAGCACAATGCATTAGATACACAAAGGCCTTGAGGAAATGAAGAGAATGAATGGCATTGTCCCTGACATGAGACCATGTTTGAACCTGAAATAAAATTGATTAGTTCTGCTCAAGTCAAAGGGAAATAAGGAAAATAAAGGCCATGGTATCTGATAATTAAACGGTAATGTAATGCCATAAATGAACATCATAGTGTAAAGACAGAGCCAGTGGGTTATCAGTGTTTGCTAGTGAGATTCATTGGTACAAAGATGTGTTTAAACAGTCATAAAAAGCCATATTCATCATGACTTTTCAATGGTTAGACTCACAAATAATAGTAACTAGTAAAATctaaaatgttgcttttgtaaaaaaagaaaaaaaaaaatctgttttatagAACAGTTACAATTATATAGACTATTAACCTTCACCAAAGCTCACATACATTTGAAAGATATTTAGATGATGTTCTGCAATAACTGAATCTTTGACTGGAAAACCTCCTGTGTTAATTGTGCAGCTGTTCGACTACAGACTTTAAGCACCTTTTTAAGGATTCCTCCCTGGGCTTACTGGACCTTTTTTTATATCTCATATTTATGTCTCTTTCCAGTGATGATGTCTCAAGTGCTAGCCACATGTGCAGCAGTAAAAtgcatatatgtatatatatcttttgttttcaaaaacagaactgaatgtttttaccTTTTATCTGCCTCATTCATGATCTTTTCATGTGCATTATTGCCAAAACGTGTGTAGCTGTTGTGCAGGCTGTCTATTTAGAGCTGACACGCTGACTGCACAGTAGTGAGCAGCATTTTTCACAAGGATTATATACCAGCTGTAGTTTGTAAGGCTCTATGTGGAGACTTACACTACGTTATCTTTTAAAGGGTGTTTGGTTGTGAGCAGGGCTCCCCCACT
Proteins encoded in this region:
- the cemip2 gene encoding cell surface hyaluronidase; the protein is MPTNNGPGRLPIFVAPPNSNSQRSPGYVPGRVAPVRSPPPAKAPPPPPIKPHGPPLERQATFSVTEANQHRERAKSLQQRKNTFICCGVSIGAFFLTLILVLSLTSGDVLDENCPDHNPSLSSWNPGHQPEKAVVVRRGHLFRLDASATFHSLTIQSGGRVVFADNKDGTKNITLRTHHILIEAGGALHIGAPKCRYRSRATIALIGRSDDNTVPEVPGLGRKFIGVMSGGTLELHGTESVSWTLLTRSIPASGLTTGGYAFQKNFSRGINLRVVDQDTAALLLCERYDTYDSRNDSRRLSQLLRSLPDGRIVTLAVGDSAVKSLLDDTKKAIEDRLGSSFVYDLKYRKAWALVSVVGGGNASCSEDVREHENHDTGGRALARGNFTTVDGVGFSVTAYSEWKNGVAISGFQVDAVDQVVLNLQDEVQPSWKPGHQIVVASTDYSMHQAEEFTLLPCQQCTSRQVKIQGKPQYNHVGEILDGVDMRAEVALLSRNILIYGEMENSCYGNNKCQFYNHDTFGGHIKIFGNFSSVHLSHVELKNMGQQAENGHYPLHFHICGDVDQKGGYWEPTYVDGLSIHHSFSRCLSIHATNGLLVKNTVGYDTLGHCFFLEDGIEQRNTLYHNLGLLTRPGTLLPTDRNDSLCTSIKDKVYQGYTPSPSTECKAVSTFWIANPNNNLISNAAAGSQDAGIWFVFHSSSTGDSHGLVPETKAELTPLGIFYNNRVHSNFKAGLFIDKGVKTTNASAADPREYLCLDNSARFRPHQNANPSLPRVAAVIDTLISFKNNDLGAWIRGGDIVIENSGFADNGVGLSFASDGSYPKDEGSSQEVTQSLFVGESQNRGTNGGQNKYWGPGGADAKMRTLPRNRTFPIRGFQIYDGPVSLTESTFRRYIPTPERYTSAVGFNLKNTWQLTPRNNLSQLNFHSTVGLRAFFGRPGQWFEENDLDGDKNSIFHDVDGSVTGYIDTYVGRADNYLIQHPGCVNMSQWSGVICSGRYSQVYLQTQGAPSLSLSINRDEYPYAPLVLRGINSQGAPSQQYQPILMMSKSYTLHWSGPAPREIVLSLINFDKDDWVLVGLCYPSDTTFQIMADIYDRQSNTFDDITDYGTVSSLAELEKRPMERKYFFDQTAGLVWLYLRARHGREGHSYCTFKGCERVKVTATTSSKQTCNCTSKAYPKYSKTPSAVVPMPPLNTEPCKGCGAKQLVFSSEPWTSYLQTQIKSLSSKEEQRGDTSSFITVNEVTMSFSQPGFFLVTVDACSGKVTKKTSFSKMDTKMEQYLKTGIAKRSIVLMATRGQLEGLVGVAPYLVSFGLAKAADLHSKESLALWGFQGGSSVPPWVSLQAGQGDEVLGLQERYMPLGLEAYGCTPPAAQKRKDLELLQKATGLQ